In a single window of the Mycobacteriales bacterium genome:
- a CDS encoding acyl-CoA dehydrogenase family protein yields the protein MTTVTPVRAVELARSLADSLLRPQAEQVDRTVVPRSHLDAWGSAGLLGLAGPPAYGGGGAPAQVGREVTELLAGACGATWFVATQHAMPLGTVAASTNDALKQRLLRGLCTGRLLSGVAVAHLRRPGPAAVTATRTDGGWRFDGHVGWMTSWGICDVFLLAGVSADGEAVLAMVPACEGAGLTASAPMQLAAMSATGTVTLELSGFPVADADVATVLPAVDWLAVDAAKTANASPHTFGLQREAVRRLAGTASRRDDGTAAALAQQLGREGERLRRVAYTLIDDVPVQERIEDRLGVRAVSLELAVRTTTALVAATGGSAMALDAAPQRLMREAVFQLVQAQTAPIREATLQLLRELGA from the coding sequence GTGACCACCGTGACCCCCGTCCGGGCGGTGGAGCTGGCCCGCTCCCTCGCCGACTCGCTGCTGCGCCCCCAGGCCGAGCAGGTCGATCGCACCGTCGTCCCGCGTTCGCACCTCGATGCCTGGGGCAGCGCCGGCCTGCTCGGCCTGGCCGGACCCCCGGCGTACGGCGGCGGCGGCGCGCCGGCGCAGGTGGGGCGCGAGGTGACCGAGCTGCTGGCCGGCGCGTGCGGCGCGACCTGGTTCGTCGCCACCCAGCACGCCATGCCGCTCGGCACCGTCGCGGCGTCCACGAACGACGCGCTGAAGCAGCGGCTGCTGCGCGGGCTGTGCACCGGCCGGCTGCTGTCCGGGGTGGCGGTGGCGCACCTGCGCCGGCCCGGACCGGCGGCCGTCACCGCGACCCGCACCGACGGCGGCTGGCGCTTCGACGGCCACGTCGGGTGGATGACCAGCTGGGGGATCTGCGACGTCTTCCTGCTCGCCGGCGTCTCGGCCGACGGCGAGGCGGTCCTGGCCATGGTGCCCGCGTGCGAGGGTGCCGGCCTCACCGCCTCGGCGCCGATGCAGCTCGCCGCGATGTCGGCCACCGGCACGGTCACCCTCGAGCTGTCCGGCTTCCCGGTGGCCGATGCCGACGTCGCGACCGTGCTGCCGGCCGTGGACTGGCTGGCGGTGGATGCCGCCAAGACCGCCAACGCGAGCCCGCACACCTTCGGCCTGCAGCGCGAGGCGGTGCGGCGGCTGGCCGGGACGGCCTCGCGCCGCGACGACGGCACCGCCGCGGCGCTGGCGCAGCAGCTGGGGCGTGAGGGCGAGCGGCTGCGCCGGGTGGCGTACACGCTGATCGACGACGTCCCGGTACAGGAGCGGATCGAGGACCGGCTGGGCGTACGCGCCGTCTCGCTCGAGCTCGCCGTCCGCACCACGACCGCGCTGGTCGCGGCGACCGGCGGCTCGGCCATGGCGCTGGACGCCGCTCCGCAGCGGCTGATGCGTGAGGCCGTCTTCCAGCTGGTGCAGGCGCAGACCGCGCCGATCCGCGAGGCGACGCTGCAGCTGCTCCGGGAGCTCGGAGCGTGA
- a CDS encoding FGGY-family carbohydrate kinase produces the protein MQLVAGLDVGGSSVKAWVADLEGGVHAEAVRTLPSVRPAPYRVEFEPAVWEEACRGALGATVAAAPAGDWLGVTVSTLRQGFVLLDRAGEVLGNGVLNSDRRGGPYAGVLTGTHELTGHWPAPELTLPKLLAVREQEPGRWAATTRVLFLHDWLVARMTGVHATEISYACAGAMADVPARTWALDLLEDTGIGASLLAPVVESGTVVGELRAGWGLPATLPVVAGCGDTQLAAMGVGGLGDGVLTVVAGSSTPVQAATAAPVRDPLGRPWVSTHAAPDLWAVEGNAGYPGTFSGWWAALAPGDGPRRGHGLTAVTAAPYWSQETWEHKPPVSLLGLRPDTSAGDVQAALLEAHAFAVRGNVEDLERALGGPAAAVVVCGGAAADGRLPTLLAEVLGRDVHHARGASGAAAAGALLVARAVGAHTHPPALPESVCAAGDSSSWDEQYDRWCATHAALRAALPDGGS, from the coding sequence GTGCAACTGGTCGCCGGGCTCGACGTCGGCGGCTCCTCCGTCAAGGCGTGGGTCGCCGACCTCGAGGGCGGGGTGCACGCCGAGGCGGTGCGCACCCTCCCGTCCGTCCGGCCGGCGCCGTACCGCGTCGAGTTCGAGCCGGCGGTCTGGGAGGAGGCCTGCCGGGGCGCGCTCGGCGCCACCGTCGCGGCCGCGCCGGCCGGCGACTGGCTCGGCGTGACGGTCTCGACGCTGCGCCAGGGTTTCGTGCTGCTGGACCGGGCCGGCGAGGTGCTCGGCAACGGCGTGCTCAACAGCGACCGGCGCGGCGGCCCGTACGCCGGCGTGCTCACCGGGACGCACGAGCTGACCGGCCACTGGCCGGCGCCCGAGCTGACCCTGCCCAAGCTGCTCGCGGTCCGCGAGCAGGAGCCCGGCCGCTGGGCCGCGACGACCCGGGTGCTGTTCCTGCACGACTGGCTGGTCGCCCGGATGACCGGCGTCCACGCGACCGAGATCTCGTACGCCTGCGCGGGAGCGATGGCCGACGTCCCGGCGCGCACCTGGGCACTCGACCTGCTGGAGGACACCGGCATCGGGGCGTCGCTGCTGGCCCCCGTGGTCGAGTCCGGCACGGTCGTCGGCGAGCTGCGCGCGGGGTGGGGGCTGCCGGCGACGCTGCCGGTCGTCGCGGGCTGCGGCGACACGCAGCTGGCCGCGATGGGCGTCGGCGGCCTCGGTGACGGCGTGCTCACCGTCGTCGCGGGCTCGTCCACGCCCGTGCAGGCCGCGACGGCCGCTCCCGTCCGCGACCCGCTCGGCCGGCCGTGGGTGTCGACGCACGCCGCGCCCGACCTGTGGGCGGTGGAGGGCAATGCCGGTTATCCCGGGACGTTCTCCGGCTGGTGGGCGGCGCTCGCTCCCGGCGACGGCCCCCGCCGGGGGCACGGCTTGACGGCGGTCACTGCCGCGCCCTACTGGTCGCAGGAGACGTGGGAGCACAAGCCGCCGGTGTCGCTGCTGGGACTGCGGCCGGACACCAGCGCCGGCGACGTGCAGGCCGCACTGCTGGAGGCGCACGCCTTCGCGGTGCGGGGCAACGTGGAGGACCTCGAGCGGGCGCTCGGCGGGCCGGCCGCTGCGGTGGTGGTCTGCGGTGGCGCGGCGGCCGACGGACGCCTCCCGACCCTGCTCGCCGAGGTGCTCGGACGCGACGTGCACCACGCGCGGGGCGCGTCGGGTGCCGCCGCCGCCGGTGCCCTGCTGGTCGCTCGGGCGGTCGGGGCGCACACGCACCCGCCGGCCCTGCCGGAGTCGGTGTGCGCTGCCGGGGACAGCTCGTCGTGGGACGAGCAGTACGACCGGTGGTGCGCCACGCATGCCGCGCTGCGAGCCGCCCTTCCGGACGGCGGCTCATGA
- a CDS encoding NAD(P)-dependent oxidoreductase translates to MRALVTAELMDEGAQRLTALGYDVVRAGWGTTRQALDRDAYVAAAVGTQLLVTEIEAVDEYVLEALPAVRLVATARGGPVNVDLAACAARGIPVVFTPARNADSVADFVLGLLLSLSRRISAAEQHLRSEGWHVGGELPYLHFRGRELAGLVLGLVGHGAVGQRVAQRARDGFGMRVLFTDPVVRGSIPLDDLLRACDIVSLHCPRSPQTERLLDARRIGLLRPGALLVNTAGGGIVDEQALVAALEQGRLGGAALDVFASEPLPRDSPLLTAPNLLLTPHLAGAALDVVRHHTDMICGDVERWHRGEPLVHRAV, encoded by the coding sequence ATGAGGGCGCTGGTGACCGCCGAGCTGATGGACGAGGGTGCGCAGCGGCTGACGGCCCTTGGTTACGACGTCGTGCGGGCCGGCTGGGGGACGACCCGGCAGGCGCTCGACCGGGACGCCTACGTGGCGGCGGCCGTGGGCACACAGCTGCTCGTCACCGAGATCGAGGCGGTCGACGAGTACGTGCTGGAGGCGCTGCCGGCGGTCCGGCTCGTGGCGACCGCCCGCGGCGGTCCGGTCAACGTCGACCTGGCCGCGTGCGCCGCGCGCGGCATCCCGGTGGTGTTCACGCCGGCGCGCAACGCCGACTCGGTGGCGGACTTCGTCCTCGGTCTGCTGCTGTCGCTCAGCCGCCGGATCAGCGCCGCCGAGCAGCACCTGCGCAGCGAGGGCTGGCACGTCGGCGGCGAGCTGCCGTACCTGCACTTCCGGGGCCGGGAGCTGGCCGGACTGGTGCTGGGGCTGGTGGGCCACGGTGCCGTCGGGCAGCGCGTGGCGCAGCGCGCCCGAGACGGCTTCGGCATGCGCGTGCTGTTCACCGATCCGGTCGTCCGGGGCTCGATTCCGCTCGACGACCTGCTGCGCGCCTGCGACATCGTGTCGCTGCACTGCCCGCGCTCCCCGCAGACCGAGCGGCTGTTGGACGCGCGCAGGATCGGCCTGCTGCGACCGGGTGCGCTGCTGGTGAACACGGCGGGCGGCGGCATCGTGGACGAACAAGCCCTGGTCGCGGCACTCGAGCAGGGTCGCCTGGGCGGCGCGGCGCTGGACGTCTTCGCGAGCGAGCCGCTGCCGCGTGACTCCCCGCTGCTGACTGCGCCGAACCTGCTGCTGACGCCGCATCTGGCCGGAGCCGCCCTGGACGTCGTGCGCCACCACACGGACATGATCTGCGGCGATGTGGAGCGCTGGCACCGCGGCGAACCGCTGGTGCACCGGGCGGTCTAG
- a CDS encoding beta-ketoacyl-ACP synthase II encodes MRATPAPRRVVVTGLGVLSPGGTGLEAFWKGLATPPADRRERTVEDFDPAPWLSAKQARHLDRFTQLAVVAAQLALDDCGGVPDVPAPRVGVQLGTGIGGVGTLETQVGVLAARGPGRVSPFTIPMVMPNAGAAAVSLRYGFQGPSETLTTACAAGTHSVAAGARMVADGRCDVVLAGGAESSMTPTTVAAFTVMTALSRTGLSRPFDTGRDGFCIAEGAAVLVLEERAAALARGARVYGEVLGAASTCDAHHITAPSPGGAGAAACMRLALEDAELQPGDIRAVNAHGTSTPLNDAAEAAAVRTVFGAGAVPVSSIKGVTGHGLGAAGALEAASVLLSFVHRELPPTMGTTTVDPELELDVVLEPRAWQPGPTISNSFGFGGHNGSLVLGPA; translated from the coding sequence ATGCGGGCCACACCCGCGCCGCGGCGCGTGGTCGTCACCGGTCTCGGCGTCCTCTCCCCCGGCGGCACCGGCCTCGAGGCGTTCTGGAAGGGGCTGGCGACGCCGCCCGCCGACCGTCGGGAGCGGACGGTCGAGGACTTCGACCCGGCACCGTGGCTGTCCGCCAAGCAGGCCCGGCACCTCGACCGCTTCACCCAGCTCGCGGTGGTCGCGGCGCAGCTCGCCCTCGACGACTGCGGCGGTGTGCCGGACGTCCCCGCCCCGCGGGTCGGGGTGCAGCTGGGCACCGGCATCGGCGGGGTCGGCACGCTCGAGACGCAGGTCGGGGTGCTGGCCGCACGCGGGCCCGGCCGCGTCTCGCCCTTCACCATCCCGATGGTCATGCCCAACGCCGGCGCCGCCGCGGTGTCCCTGCGGTACGGCTTCCAGGGGCCGTCGGAGACGCTCACGACGGCGTGTGCCGCGGGCACCCACTCTGTCGCGGCGGGCGCCCGGATGGTGGCCGACGGCCGGTGCGACGTGGTGCTCGCGGGTGGCGCGGAATCCTCCATGACACCGACGACGGTGGCGGCCTTCACCGTCATGACCGCGCTGTCCAGGACCGGTTTGTCCCGGCCGTTCGACACCGGCCGGGACGGCTTCTGCATCGCCGAGGGCGCCGCCGTTCTCGTGCTCGAGGAGCGTGCGGCAGCGCTCGCCCGGGGCGCCCGGGTCTACGGCGAGGTGCTGGGCGCCGCCTCCACCTGCGACGCCCACCACATCACCGCCCCCTCCCCCGGCGGGGCCGGGGCCGCGGCCTGCATGCGCCTGGCACTCGAGGACGCCGAGCTCCAGCCCGGCGACATCCGCGCCGTCAACGCCCACGGCACCTCCACGCCGCTGAACGACGCCGCAGAGGCCGCGGCCGTCCGCACCGTCTTCGGCGCGGGCGCCGTCCCGGTGTCGAGCATCAAGGGCGTCACCGGCCACGGTCTGGGTGCCGCGGGGGCGCTCGAGGCGGCCAGCGTGCTGTTGTCGTTCGTGCACCGCGAACTGCCGCCCACGATGGGCACCACCACCGTCGACCCGGAGCTCGAGCTCGACGTCGTGCTCGAGCCGCGGGCCTGGCAGCCCGGGCCCACGATCAGCAACTCCTTCGGCTTCGGCGGTCACAACGGCTCGCTGGTGCTGGGCCCCGCATGA
- a CDS encoding acyl carrier protein, with translation MERSEVLQVLRDKAVELLEVEADQVQEDKSFVEDLQVDSLSLVEFTMELEDTLGIELPEEELSGLRTIGAFVDLIAARTSSGSPADPTR, from the coding sequence ATGGAGCGCTCCGAGGTGTTGCAGGTCCTGCGGGACAAGGCGGTCGAGCTGCTCGAGGTCGAGGCCGACCAGGTGCAGGAGGACAAATCCTTCGTCGAGGACCTGCAGGTCGACTCGCTGTCCCTGGTGGAGTTCACGATGGAACTCGAGGACACCCTCGGGATAGAACTGCCCGAGGAGGAGTTGAGCGGGCTGAGGACGATCGGGGCCTTCGTCGACCTCATCGCGGCCAGGACCAGCTCCGGCTCACCCGCCGACCCGACCCGCTGA
- a CDS encoding inositol monophosphatase family protein, with protein sequence MSSLAADLALAHELADAADAITVARFGALDLAVRSKPDLTPVSDADVAVEQVLRARLAASRPGDAVLGEEDGETGTGPRRWVVDPIDGTKNFVRGVPVWASLIALQEDGVVTAGVVSAPALGRRWWAARGLGAFAGGSLAQARPLRVSAVSALADASLSYSSLTGWEQQGRLPGLLQLSRAAWRTRAYGDFWSHVMVAEGAVDASFEPEVSLWDLAPLQVLVEEAGGRFTDLSGIARPDGGSVVCSNGPLHDDVLAALAG encoded by the coding sequence ATGAGCAGCCTCGCCGCCGACCTGGCGCTGGCCCACGAGCTGGCCGATGCCGCCGACGCCATCACCGTCGCGCGCTTCGGCGCGCTCGACCTGGCCGTACGGTCCAAGCCGGATCTGACACCGGTCAGCGACGCCGACGTCGCCGTCGAGCAGGTGCTGCGCGCGCGGCTGGCCGCCAGCCGGCCCGGTGACGCGGTGCTCGGCGAGGAGGACGGCGAGACGGGCACCGGGCCGCGGCGATGGGTGGTCGACCCGATCGACGGCACCAAGAACTTCGTCCGGGGTGTCCCGGTGTGGGCGTCGCTGATCGCCCTGCAGGAGGACGGTGTGGTCACCGCCGGGGTGGTCAGCGCACCGGCCCTCGGCCGGCGCTGGTGGGCCGCCCGCGGCCTGGGCGCCTTCGCCGGCGGGTCACTGGCGCAGGCCCGGCCGCTGCGGGTCAGCGCCGTCAGCGCGCTCGCCGACGCCTCCCTGTCGTACTCCTCACTGACCGGCTGGGAGCAGCAGGGGCGGCTGCCCGGCCTGCTGCAGCTGTCGCGCGCCGCGTGGCGGACCCGGGCGTACGGCGACTTCTGGTCGCACGTGATGGTCGCCGAGGGCGCCGTCGACGCCTCCTTCGAGCCGGAGGTCTCGCTGTGGGACCTGGCACCGTTGCAGGTGCTGGTCGAGGAGGCCGGCGGCCGCTTCACCGACCTGTCGGGGATCGCCCGGCCGGACGGCGGGAGCGTCGTCTGCAGCAACGGGCCGCTGCACGACGACGTGCTCGCCGCACTGGCCGGCTGA
- a CDS encoding 3-oxoacyl-[acyl-carrier-protein] synthase III C-terminal domain-containing protein: MQPFVLNARGRVVFPSNFLPQLDFSVIQDEEQLSRVIRRDFESKAPTGTDILERIQRGRYADRHALMRDMALNLFWAYRYALTMYDKRPTRWRDVPRHRDDVYLPTFRAWQDGDAKVAAVEQAYAALPPAWDADAEDRIFTLLFGVFRHRRHHATEMPAGKPTVAEALADPRNQTWRLPTYDPDHPRFGLQAIIDCGEEVAELEALHRWAMVLHDDQPWDLSQTELVEVGALRDDDVVVLFHPRDREVARFLQTARRAERVTPVPRSAPEARPPVRPYPALEVRARFAVQPRLESLAVVKGEQVCTNDDLIRNSAYSWSPMTADDIRDKTGIEQRLYTSRSLEEISLEASRQALVHAGRAPEEIGAVLFCTCTSTRLIPSVATWISGELGMQQTHASCDVIAACAGFPYGLSEATRLLQEVERPVLVVCAEKFSDKIGTVRPSRMIFGDGAAAFVVGPAPEGEDGDVDYLNTYASGPASEVNSILWPNPVFDNSLTVQGPEVKSLAGRYLAQMMDELRALPHPDGPAGSLLDSIDLVVPHQANKTMIGKLADNAGLAADRLYFNIADVGNVSAASIPLAIYDAVREGVIDRPLRIFAPGFGAGAVGGYAVLRIDPRIVALGRTSAAEHRAVGAGVEDGSATTTGLEDVRIAFGD; this comes from the coding sequence ATGCAGCCGTTCGTCCTCAACGCGCGTGGGCGGGTCGTCTTTCCCTCGAACTTCCTCCCGCAGCTGGACTTCTCCGTGATCCAGGACGAGGAGCAGCTGAGCCGGGTGATCCGGCGGGACTTCGAGAGCAAGGCGCCCACCGGCACCGACATCCTGGAACGCATCCAGCGCGGGCGGTACGCCGACCGGCACGCACTGATGCGCGACATGGCGCTGAACCTGTTCTGGGCCTACCGCTACGCGCTCACGATGTACGACAAGCGGCCGACCCGCTGGCGTGACGTGCCGCGGCACCGCGACGACGTCTATCTGCCGACGTTCCGGGCCTGGCAGGACGGCGACGCCAAGGTCGCCGCCGTGGAGCAGGCCTACGCCGCGCTCCCGCCGGCGTGGGACGCCGACGCCGAGGACCGCATCTTCACCCTGCTGTTCGGGGTCTTCCGGCACCGCCGCCACCACGCCACGGAGATGCCCGCCGGCAAGCCGACGGTCGCGGAGGCGCTCGCGGACCCGAGGAACCAGACCTGGCGGCTGCCGACGTACGACCCCGACCACCCCAGGTTCGGGCTGCAGGCGATCATCGACTGCGGCGAGGAGGTCGCCGAGCTGGAGGCGTTGCACCGGTGGGCGATGGTGCTGCACGACGACCAGCCCTGGGATCTCTCGCAGACCGAGCTGGTCGAGGTCGGGGCGCTGCGCGACGACGACGTCGTGGTGCTCTTCCACCCACGGGACCGCGAGGTGGCCCGCTTCCTCCAGACGGCTCGCCGCGCCGAGCGGGTGACCCCGGTGCCTCGCAGTGCGCCGGAGGCCAGGCCGCCGGTGCGCCCCTACCCGGCACTCGAGGTGCGGGCGCGCTTCGCCGTCCAGCCGCGGCTGGAGTCGCTGGCCGTCGTCAAGGGCGAGCAGGTCTGCACCAACGACGACCTCATCCGCAACAGCGCCTACTCCTGGTCGCCGATGACCGCCGACGACATCCGGGACAAGACGGGGATCGAGCAGCGGCTCTACACCTCCCGGTCGCTCGAGGAGATCTCGCTCGAGGCCTCGCGCCAGGCCCTCGTCCACGCCGGCCGGGCTCCCGAGGAGATCGGGGCGGTGCTGTTCTGCACGTGCACCAGCACCCGGCTGATCCCGTCCGTCGCCACCTGGATCTCCGGCGAGCTCGGGATGCAGCAGACGCATGCGTCCTGTGACGTGATCGCGGCGTGCGCCGGCTTCCCCTACGGCCTGTCCGAGGCGACCCGGCTGTTGCAGGAGGTCGAGCGCCCGGTCCTGGTGGTCTGCGCGGAGAAGTTCTCCGACAAGATCGGCACTGTGCGACCCTCGCGCATGATCTTCGGGGACGGCGCGGCGGCCTTCGTGGTCGGCCCGGCGCCGGAGGGCGAGGACGGCGACGTCGACTACCTCAACACCTACGCCAGCGGGCCGGCGAGCGAGGTGAACTCGATCCTGTGGCCCAACCCCGTTTTCGACAACAGCCTCACGGTGCAAGGACCGGAGGTGAAGTCACTGGCCGGTCGTTACCTGGCGCAGATGATGGACGAGCTGCGCGCGCTGCCCCATCCGGACGGGCCCGCGGGCTCGCTGCTGGACAGCATCGACCTCGTCGTGCCGCACCAGGCGAACAAGACGATGATCGGCAAGCTCGCCGACAACGCGGGACTGGCCGCCGACCGGCTGTACTTCAACATCGCCGACGTCGGCAACGTGTCGGCTGCCAGCATTCCGCTGGCGATCTACGACGCCGTGCGTGAGGGGGTCATCGACCGCCCCCTGCGGATCTTCGCACCCGGCTTCGGCGCCGGAGCCGTCGGCGGCTACGCCGTTCTGCGCATCGACCCGCGGATCGTCGCCCTCGGCCGCACCAGCGCGGCCGAGCACCGCGCTGTCGGTGCGGGGGTCGAGGACGGCTCGGCGACGACGACCGGCCTGGAGGACGTCCGGATCGCTTTCGGGGACTGA
- a CDS encoding phosphopantetheine-binding protein yields MSTPDDVSARLLTLSAEQLSVPPAELRPDAVLTDDLGVDSLGAIEWGMTIEDAFGISLPEDAWEYVRTYGMVDELVRRLGTKRQA; encoded by the coding sequence GTGAGCACGCCCGACGACGTGTCGGCCCGGCTGCTGACGCTGTCGGCCGAGCAGCTCTCGGTCCCGCCGGCGGAGTTGCGGCCCGACGCGGTGCTCACCGACGACCTGGGCGTCGACAGCCTCGGCGCCATCGAGTGGGGCATGACGATCGAGGACGCCTTCGGCATCTCGCTGCCCGAGGACGCCTGGGAGTACGTCCGGACCTACGGCATGGTCGACGAACTGGTGCGCCGACTCGGTACGAAACGACAGGCCTGA
- a CDS encoding class II aldolase/adducin family protein: protein MTPDLVGQLIAVGRKAVSAGLVIGSGGNLSARVPGADECLITCSGSALDELTPEQFSLVGIADGRVRDGHPVPSSEVPLHLATYRVRPDANALVHLHPQISVLLDALGHPVRLLTIDHAYYVREVRSTPFLQSGTPELAEAGAQAVADGCNCVILGHHGCSVVADTVELAWKRASNLEEAARATLTMLQLGDTTTACPPSYLETIRAGEAAARAGH from the coding sequence GTGACGCCGGACCTGGTCGGGCAGCTGATCGCGGTCGGCCGCAAGGCCGTCTCCGCCGGACTGGTCATCGGCTCCGGCGGGAACCTGTCGGCCCGCGTCCCGGGCGCCGACGAGTGCCTGATCACCTGCTCGGGCAGCGCGCTGGACGAGCTGACGCCGGAGCAGTTCTCACTGGTGGGGATCGCCGACGGCCGGGTGCGCGACGGCCACCCCGTGCCCAGCAGCGAGGTGCCGCTGCACCTCGCGACCTACCGGGTCCGCCCGGACGCCAACGCGCTGGTCCACCTGCACCCGCAGATCTCGGTGCTGCTGGACGCCCTCGGCCATCCGGTCCGGCTGCTCACGATCGACCACGCCTACTACGTGCGCGAGGTCCGGTCGACGCCCTTTCTCCAGAGCGGCACACCGGAGCTGGCCGAGGCGGGGGCGCAGGCCGTGGCCGACGGCTGCAACTGCGTGATCCTGGGCCACCACGGCTGCTCCGTCGTCGCTGACACCGTCGAGCTGGCGTGGAAGCGGGCCAGCAACCTCGAGGAGGCGGCCCGTGCGACGCTGACGATGCTTCAGCTCGGCGACACCACGACGGCCTGCCCGCCCTCCTACCTCGAGACGATCCGGGCCGGCGAAGCCGCCGCCCGGGCGGGTCACTGA